The nucleotide window aacccctaggctaatgacttctccaaaagctcattggagtcaggagtcagctaacctggagtccaatcaatgagacgagattggagatgttggttaaagCTGCCTTGCCCTATTAAAAAACTCACACAATTTGTGTTcactattcacaagaagcattgcctgatgtgaaccgtgccctgaacaaaagagatctcagaagacctaagattaaaaATTGTTGatttgcataaagctggaaagggttacaaaagtatctgtaaaagccttgatgttcacggtaagacaaatagtctataaatggaaaaagttcagcactgttgctactctccctaggagtggccgtcctgcaaagatgactgcaagagcacaacACAGAACTCTCAATGAGGTTacgaagaatcctagagtgtcagctaaagaaatctttggaacatgctaacatctctgttgacgagtttacgatacataaaacacaaaataagaatggtgttcatgggaggacaccacggaagaagccactgctgtccaaaaaaaacattgctgaacgtctgaagtttgcagaaagcacctggatgttccacagcgctactggcaaaatattctgtggacagattaaactaaagttgagttgtttggaaggaacacacaacactctgTGTGGAGAGAAAAAGACACAGCACACGAACAACAAAACCTCATCtcaactgtaaaatatggtggagggagcatcatggtttggggctgctttgctgcttgCTATcttcgacggaaaaatgaattcccatgtTTATTCTTTTGCAGGAGAATAtcaggctatctgtccgccaattgaagctcaacagaagtggggtgacgcaacaggacaacgacccaaaacacagaagtaaatcaacaacagaatggcttcaacagaagaaaatacgccttctggagtggcccagtcagagtcctaaCCACAACCCGATTTAAAATGCAGCGGCATGACCTCGAGTGGTtcaccagacatcctaagaatattgctgaactgaaacagttttgtaaagatgaatggtccaaaattcctcctgaccgttgtgcaggtctgatctgcaactacagaaaatgtttggttgagtttattgctgccaaaggagggtcaaccagttattaaatccaagggttcacatattttCCCACcgtacactgtgaatgtttacacagtgtattcaataaatacatgaaaatgtataattgtttgtgtgttattagtttaagcagactgtatttgtatatttttgtgacatagatgaagatcagatcaaattttatgaccaatttatgcagaaatccaggtaattccaaagggttcacatactttttcttgccactgtatactgTGTATGTAAGACCGTAGGACTAAGAGGGGAAGAATAGGATTTGAGGTCAATTTTAAACACCAGACTGATCAAAGGTACTAGGCAATACCATCCCTCTAGTGAGAACAAAATCTGTCTTTTGTGTAGCATTTGTGCCACAAATAGGCCCAACATAACGCTACTACTGTCTGGTAACTGTAGCCTTTGTCAGTGTTATCAAGGCAACACACTGTTCTCCCGACTAAGTGCTTTTAGCGTTTTACCCAAGTTCATGGGATATATTAAGACATTCCATAGATAACTGTTCAGAAATGTTGACAATGGTTTTTGAGTAGGTGTGAATATGGCATCTTCTTACATACAGTACTTTTTATTCTCAAGGCCAATCACTGTGCTTCAGACAGGAACAGTGCTTATGTCCAAAACAGTGCCAAACAAGTTGAACATTTAGAAGGGAAGAAAAAGCTGACAAAGAAGAGCAAATGGTGAACAAAAATGCATGTTTTATTCAGTTAAAAGTTTCTCCAAACAAGTGAAGAATCCTTTACTCAAAGATACTTTTCTAAGAGTTCGTCTGGAATGGGTTCAATCCATGTAACTAACCAATAACCATAAATGTCACAAAGGAAAAATCCTTTGAACAACAGCTTATCTATTTGTTTACTTAACATTTAACTAATTTATCCCAGATCCGGAGTGTTGGGTATACATCACTTGAGTATAAGTAACACATAAAATGGATTATAACTCTCCCAACAGCTTTTGCAACTTcctaaatattttattttcacagCCAAGGTCCTCGAGGATAAATAAACAGAATAGTAAAGGAGAATCTAAACTTAATCTTTAATTGAGCTTTCAGCAGTCAAGAGCAACATGTAGCCTGAAACACCTCAGCAGAATATACAACCCTGAGGTACCGGAAAGATACAACCCTCAGCACTGTGGGTGGATGACAAATCCAGATGTTGCTGTGCATTGTCAGTGAATATCTCCACATTCAGATACAGAAGAAGTAATCTGAATTAGTAGAATCTGATAAAACATTTATGACTTCTGAGAAATCCCTGCCTCATGCCACTTATCCAGAATGTGAGTGAGTGATGAGCACATTTATAATGGTACGCTGCCAATTAATCATACTCCAGGGTTCAAAACATTTTCTCAGTCATCCGAAATGGTTGATCATTTACAAACGTCATATCCTCACACATTTTAATCTCTTTGCTTTACCGTTTAGTTAGGGATTTGAGTTTCAGCACCTTCCTGTGTGTGAAGCCCAAGAAAGTTGTCAAGAAGGAACAGATGTCAATGTCTGACTCCCTAGTATCCTGTGGGCATCTTGATCCCGTTATTACCCAAGGATCAACAAAGTGTAGGGAGGCCAGAccctgtattcataaagtgtctcagagaatgtgttctgatctaggatcaggtcctcccagTCCATGTATGCATATTCAGTGGGATCTTAAAGGCAAAACTAAATTGagcctaaatcagcactcctactctgagacgctttatgaacaCAACCCCAGGGATCAAGAACGTGTAAGGTTGACTGAACTTATTACCTTATTACGCTCAAATAGTGCCAGCGACTCGGccctgaaaagttgatgttgactTCAGAGGTTTGCCAGACAGTGAGCAGAGCACAAGCGCCATAAACTCTCTGAGGCATCATTGGAGTAATGAAGCAGGAATTATTGACTGGGTTGGTACCTGAGACATTTTATGGTTCAGGTCTGTTTGACTTGGCTCGGCTGCACCTGAATCTACCAAAATTATCCCTGTAATCTTTTCTACTCGCTGACACTCTTTGGCTCTCATTTCCTCTACGTATCTCTGACtttgtctcttgtctctctctgttccccaaCAGTGGTTGAGCTGAACCACAGCCTGACCAGTGTGATCCCGGAGAGCGCCCTCCTCATCCTCATCGGTTGGATCCTGGGCGGCATCATCTACGGGGCAGGCAAGATGCAGACCTTCACCCTGACACCCACCGTCTTCTTCTTCTACCTGCTGCCCCAAGTCATCCTGGACGCGGGCTACTTCATGCCCAACAAGCTGTTCTTCAGCAACATGGGCGCCATCCTGGTTTACGCTGTGATTGGCACCTGCTGGAACGCTGCCACTGTGGGTCTCGGCCTCTGGGGGTGCTGGTTGGGCGGGGCCATGGGTAAGGCAGCCAACATgtttgtcccaaatgacaccccatTCACTATACAGTAgtacacttcttttgaccagggggccctggtaaaaagtagtgacTCTACAGGGAATAGGCTGTCATTTGGAACTGGCCCGACCAAAGCTTGAACTGATGATTGAAACTGGTATTTGTGAGGTCCTCAATCAGCAAGTTAACGGGTAAGGTAGTTTTAAGGTCTGAGATCATTACACCTTTCACTCTGGGCCTCTGCAGGTGATATCGACATTGGTCTCCTTCAGTTCCTGTTGTTTGGGAGTCTAATTGCTGCTGTGGACCCCGTGGCTGTAATTGCCGTGTTTGAGGAGGTCCATGTCAACGAGGTCCTGTTCATCATGGTGTTTGGGGAGTCCCTCCTCAACGATGGTGTCACAGTGGTTCGTCTCACATTTTCATCCTCATTCAACATTATTAGGccacgtcccaaatgacacccaatTGGTgtgtctctggtcaaaagaagttcaatatgtagactaagaatagggtgccatttaggccGCTGATTTAATGTTTACACGAAAGTTTTTTTGCCCACAAAATGTACTCAACTTTTGAAATCTGTTGCTTTAGTGACCTTTTTCATTGCAAACATATACCCTATAAGTAAAGTACAAAGGCAATACACAAACTGCATTCCAAGGCAGGGCTCCTTGGCTGAACTGCATGCGTCAGTCATGTGCTTCACTCAGAGAATGCTGTCCGTTTGTACATAACAACATAAATCACATACAAATAGACCAGGAATAATTATGTTTGTCCAATGGATAGATTACACCATTTATTCCATTGATTGTAACACAATAAAGCAGGGgattcaaactttttcagcagGGACCCCCTTTTTTTGCCATCATTTCTGGGGATGCTCATTTTTTTCTGGCGACACAACCCCACCCAAAATCTAATTACACAACTTAAATTCAGTAAATTTTTCAAATAACATTaacaaataaccttcaattcaCTGCATTTTCAGCTTTCTAGGAGAACCAATACATACATTTACTCAATACAATTACATTTTTCAAATGATCTTTCTCAATAGCGTTTGTATATTGTcccatatattatatatatatatatagttcccccctccaaaataaaaaataaagttgcaattattttttttaaattcccaCCCCACTGCAATTCCACGACACGGACTTTGAACACCACTGCATTAAATAACATACTGTTCTATTGATTTGGTTGCATTTGGTTCCCTAACCTCCCCAGCTCCTCAGTGACCGGTCATCTTTATGTCCATGTTCCCTCAGGTGTTGTTCAATGTGTTTGATGCATTCGTGTCGCTGGGAGGGGCAGAAATCGATGCTGTAGAGATCATTAAAGGCATAAGTATGTAAGATCCGCACACTTTTTGCATCCCAAATTACTGTTTCCCTattaagtgcactatatagggaatagggtgccatttgggatgcacatttTCAGCGTTGGATTCAAATGGCCAAATGCCAAGTCATTAACAACCCTGTCGTGTAATCAATAGTGACAACTTCTTGTGCCATCTTGAAGCTAACTGAAAGGGTAATGCAACAAGCAGTAGATTCTATAATCTGTTTAACTAAAATGTTATGTATTCATGAAATAATCAATATCTTTGTTCACTGTTTGCCTCTCCATATGTCCGTCTTCCTCTTTCgcactctcattctctccctctaccatGTGTAGTCTCGTTCTTCGTGGTGGCATTCGGAGGCTCTCTGGTTGGTATTATCTTTGCTCTGCTGATCTCGCTCCTGACCAGATGCACAAAGAACATCCAGATCATCGAGCCAGGCTTCATCTTCATCCTGGGCTACCTCTCCTACCTGACAGCTGAGATGCTCTCGCTATCCGCTATCCTGTCGTAAGTGCTTCTGAGTGTTATGTTGATTTATTAGGCCAACAATACCCTTTCTGTAAAGGGATGTTCTATTCAAAACACAACCTAACATGATTTTTCCACTTGGCTGTAATCGATTTGGATACGTATTTCAGTTACTTAGTACAGTGCatccagaaagtattcagacccctttactttttccaccttttttatgttacagccgtattctaaaatggattaaacatttttatcaatcgacacacaatacacaggtttgtagaaatttttTGCACAtccattaaaaataaaaaacagaaataccttatttacataagtattcagaccctttgccatgagactcgaaattgagctcagtttcatcctgtttccattgatcatccttgagatgtttctggaacttgattggagtctacctgtggtaaattcaattgattggacatactttggaaaggcacacacctgtctatatatggtcccccagttgacagtgcatgacagaccaaaaaccaagccatggtgtcgaaggaattatccgtagagctccgagacaggattgtgttgaggcacagatctggggaagggtaccaaaacattactgcagcattgaaggtccccaagaacacagtggcctccatcattcttaaattgaagaagtttcaaagcatcaagactcttcctagagctggccgcccagccaaactgagcaatcaggggagaagggccttggtcaaagaacccgatggtcactctgacagagctccagagttcctctgtggagatgggagaaacttccatgaagacaaccatctctgcagcactccaccaatcattcctttctggtagagtggccagaaggatgccactcctcagtaaaaggcacatgacagcccgcttggagtttgccaaaaggcaactgcaggactctcagaccatgagaaacaagattctctggtctgatgaaaccaagattgaactctttggcctgaataacAAGAGTcatgcctggaggaaacctggcaccatcccaaagATGAAGCatgggtgtggcagcatcatgctgtggggatgtttttcagaggcagggactgggtgactagtcagaattgagggaaagatgaatggagcaaagtacagagagatcctcgatgaaaacctgctccagagcgggTTCATgatctaacaggacaacgaccctaagcaccaagccaagacaacacaggagtggcatcaggactctgaatgtccttgagtggcccagcgagagcctggacttgaacttgatcgaacatttctggagagacctgaaaatagctgtgcagctacgctccccatccaacctgacagagctttagaggatctgcagagaagaatgggagaaactccctaagtACAGGTGtagcaagcttgtagcgtcatacccaggaagactcgagGTTgaaatcgctgtcaaaggtgcttcaacaaagtactgagaaatgatctgaatacttacactaccgttcaaacgttttagaacacctacttattcaatggtttttctttatttttactattttctactttgtagaataagacattaaaactatgaaataacacatatggaatcatgtagtaaccaaagtgttaaacaaatcaaaatatatttgagattcttcaaatagccaccatttgccttgatgacagctttgcacactcttggcattctctcaacctgcttcacctagaatgcttttccaacagtcttgaaggagttcccacatatgctgagcacttgttggctgcttttccttcactctgcggtccgactcatcccaaaccatctcaatttggttgaggtcgcgGAATTGTGGAGTCCAGGACATCTGATGCATctaccgtttttttttttttttacatacatctgcaaacatttctaaaaacctattttggctttgtcatcatggggtattgtgtgtagatttatgatgggggaaaaaacgattaaatccattttagaataaggctgtaagataacaaaatgtggaaaaagtcaagtggtctgaatgcactgtgtgtacagtatgagcCTTATAGATGATTATGGTCCATAATCTCTGGGCCCTCTACTCACCATGAAATACGATCCCTTTGCCTGCTGTGCCATAGGATCGTGTTTTGTGGCATCTGCTGTCAGAAGTATATCAATGCCAACATGGATGAATGTTCGGTCACCACAGTACGATACGTCATGAAGGTGTTCGCCAATGGCTCAGAGACCATCATCTTTGTCTTCCTCGGCATCTCGGCCATAGATCCAGCTATATGGGTGTGGAACACAGGCTTCATCCTCCTCACACTGCTCTTCATCTTTGTGTTCAGGTTCATAGGTATGTTTAGTATGATTTTGTGAGATCACTGGTGATTCTATTTCACTCAATCTTCATAGGATGAACAATATTGTAGTTTTGAAGCTTATGGCTGATTATAAACTTGCAATCCCTGTGTGTGTAGCTCAATATTTTACTCAAAGATTCTCGTTCAAGGCTTCACATTACCAGCACTAacactctgtgtgtgtatgtatgtttgtgtgtttatatCACAGGGGTCTTTCTCCTTACCTGGATTCTGAACAAGTACCGACTGGTTCCCTTAGAGTTCATTGATCAGGTGGTGATGAGCTACGGTGGCCTACGAGGGGCAGTTGCCTATGGCCTTGTGGCCATGCTGGATGAGAATAAGTTCAAAGAGAAGAATTTGATGGTCAGCACCACCCTCATAGTGGTGTACTTCACTGTCATGCTGCAGGTAAAATGGCTCATTTAAATGTAAAACTTCAGTCCATTGCGATTTCATTAGTTGTGTAAACAGTTTTCTTCCATAGTGTAATATGTCTTGACTTGAATAGACTGGTATATGTTAATTACCAGTTTACTATATATTCTTCTTCTTTGTTGCAGGGAATAACCATGAAACCACTGGTCACCTGGCTGAAAGTGAAGAGAGCAGCCGTGACAGAACTCACACTAGCTGAAAAAATACAGAATAGGGTAATATTTGGTTAGAAGTCTTTGTTGTTCATCAACCCGAGAATCAGATAACTAACCATACATCTCTCTTATAAATCCACAAAGTAAAGTTTCACCTTTTGTTGTGTCAGATCTTCAGGGTCAGATCACAAAAGTCAAAACCCACCTCCAATATAGCTGAACCCTTATTTTACAAGGCATCAACCATTTAATCTAACAGTGTTGAAATTGGTTGACCTAAATATATTCTTGACAAAATAAATCCATGACTCACCATTCTTTTTTATTTGTTCAGACCTTTGACCACATGCTTGTCGCCATAGAGGACATTTCTGGACAAATAGGACATAACTACATGAGAGACAAGTATTTGGACACTAACATCACATTATCAACTTCAATAAGTTATTATCATATTATAAGTACAGTTTGAATTAATATATC belongs to Salvelinus namaycush isolate Seneca chromosome 20, SaNama_1.0, whole genome shotgun sequence and includes:
- the LOC120065611 gene encoding sodium/hydrogen exchanger 3-like, with amino-acid sequence MACRTCLWLLGTAFFTCTVRLVVEGTEVGAPQGSHPEPGVVGSNHSQAGGGHGSSISGIQIVTFKWHHVEAPYLIALWILVAGVSKMVVELNHSLTSVIPESALLILIGWILGGIIYGAGKMQTFTLTPTVFFFYLLPQVILDAGYFMPNKLFFSNMGAILVYAVIGTCWNAATVGLGLWGCWLGGAMGDIDIGLLQFLLFGSLIAAVDPVAVIAVFEEVHVNEVLFIMVFGESLLNDGVTVVLFNVFDAFVSLGGAEIDAVEIIKGIISFFVVAFGGSLVGIIFALLISLLTRCTKNIQIIEPGFIFILGYLSYLTAEMLSLSAILSIVFCGICCQKYINANMDECSVTTVRYVMKVFANGSETIIFVFLGISAIDPAIWVWNTGFILLTLLFIFVFRFIGVFLLTWILNKYRLVPLEFIDQVVMSYGGLRGAVAYGLVAMLDENKFKEKNLMVSTTLIVVYFTVMLQGITMKPLVTWLKVKRAAVTELTLAEKIQNRTFDHMLVAIEDISGQIGHNYMRDKWHNFEERWLCWLLMKPSARKSRDYIFNIFHQLNLKDAMSYVKEGERRGSLAFVRNETKADVDFNKKFRASFSEIMPDIMADNMGPDHVPLSSILQDIVPSVCLDMHEQDLEMRESEDFNAHHLLQQHLYRGRKQHRHRYSRSHLETNKDENEVQEIFQRTMRSRLESFKSAKMGVAPAKKIQTKHQKKDKPQKMPNGNSTDKSKNHPYGDKDLEFSEGDCGSGGEAAGDLFPMRAYGVEAGIVNPAFMAEMDPMDNMQQMQQIPHVALLPQTLNSFDP